A portion of the Deinococcus peraridilitoris DSM 19664 genome contains these proteins:
- the mutY gene encoding A/G-specific adenine glycosylase, with protein sequence MTSDPFLFLPQALLAWFDEHARDLPWRAASPGRRDPYRVWVSEVLLQQTQVVRGKVYFERFLTAFPDVAALATAPIEAVLKAWEGCGYYARARHLHRAAQVVVRDGFPQNYEEWLALPGIGPYTAAAITSIAYGEERAVNDGNVRRVLSRLHAEKEPGELWVQARADELLFRADPGRWNEALMDLGATVCTPKSPRCGVCPLSSFCQARKSGRPGDFPTPKRRAPVQAWPAVALLIGDAHAAYLEIRQGGLLGGLSGLPTEPVEDGDEQGALERLLGRLGARHARLLGTVSHTMTHRQVTLRVYEAQADLPRQAIQAHALSRLDHKALSLTRQAQTALFEM encoded by the coding sequence ATGACTTCTGACCCATTTCTCTTCCTGCCCCAGGCCCTGCTGGCCTGGTTCGACGAACACGCACGCGATTTGCCGTGGCGTGCGGCGTCGCCAGGTCGGAGAGATCCGTACCGGGTGTGGGTATCTGAAGTGCTGTTGCAGCAGACGCAGGTGGTGCGCGGCAAAGTGTACTTCGAGCGTTTTCTCACGGCGTTCCCGGATGTGGCAGCGCTGGCGACAGCTCCCATTGAGGCGGTGCTCAAGGCCTGGGAGGGGTGCGGGTATTACGCCCGGGCGCGTCACCTTCACCGCGCGGCGCAGGTCGTGGTGCGCGACGGGTTTCCCCAAAATTATGAGGAGTGGCTCGCCTTGCCGGGAATCGGGCCTTATACTGCCGCTGCCATCACCAGCATCGCGTACGGTGAAGAGCGCGCGGTGAACGACGGAAACGTCCGGCGGGTACTGTCACGGCTTCACGCTGAAAAGGAGCCCGGCGAGCTCTGGGTCCAGGCCCGGGCCGACGAGCTGCTTTTTCGCGCGGATCCGGGGCGCTGGAACGAGGCGCTGATGGATCTGGGCGCGACCGTCTGCACGCCGAAAAGTCCGCGTTGTGGAGTGTGCCCGTTGAGTTCCTTCTGCCAGGCGCGAAAGAGCGGCCGTCCGGGGGACTTCCCGACGCCCAAAAGACGCGCGCCAGTGCAGGCGTGGCCTGCCGTGGCCCTTTTGATCGGCGACGCGCACGCGGCGTACCTGGAAATCCGTCAAGGCGGCCTGCTGGGCGGGCTGTCCGGTCTGCCCACAGAACCTGTCGAGGATGGTGACGAACAGGGCGCGCTGGAACGGCTGTTGGGTCGGCTGGGTGCGCGCCACGCCCGACTGCTGGGAACGGTGTCGCACACCATGACGCACCGGCAGGTGACCTTGCGTGTCTACGAAGCGCAAGCCGATCTGCCCCGTCAGGCCATCCAGGCCCACGCCCTTTCGCGGCTGGACCACAAAGCGCTCTCACTGACGCGTCAGGCTCAGACGGCATTGTTTGAAATGTGA
- a CDS encoding DUF2270 domain-containing protein, which produces MTSEPKLPRTLEMPAITEASYSTNAANSLIHLYRAEVGRMTAYRGRLDTTTNWAIVTTAGLTSFGLGNRENSHAIFLFAMFMNYFFLHLEARRFRTFEITHHRVRIMERFFYPAMLGEKVDAGWHQLLLGELAKPRSPIPRLDAVGWRLRRNYLWIYAAVVIAWMAKLDLMRDPGARPTFAGFLELASIGNLPGFIVATAVLTFYVFLIRLAIRATRQYPLEQD; this is translated from the coding sequence ATGACAAGCGAACCCAAACTCCCCCGCACGCTGGAAATGCCCGCCATCACCGAGGCGAGCTATTCAACCAACGCGGCCAACAGCCTGATTCACCTGTACCGGGCAGAAGTGGGACGCATGACGGCGTATCGGGGCCGACTGGACACCACCACCAACTGGGCCATCGTGACCACGGCGGGTCTCACGTCGTTCGGGCTGGGCAACCGCGAAAACAGCCACGCCATCTTTCTTTTCGCGATGTTTATGAATTACTTTTTTCTGCACCTGGAGGCGCGGCGCTTCCGGACTTTCGAAATCACCCATCACCGGGTACGGATCATGGAGCGCTTCTTTTATCCGGCCATGCTGGGCGAGAAAGTCGACGCGGGCTGGCATCAGCTGCTCTTGGGCGAGCTGGCCAAACCGCGCAGTCCCATTCCACGCCTGGACGCGGTGGGCTGGCGGCTGCGGCGCAATTACCTGTGGATTTACGCGGCAGTGGTGATCGCCTGGATGGCCAAACTCGATTTGATGCGCGACCCGGGCGCACGGCCCACCTTCGCGGGATTTCTTGAACTGGCCTCGATCGGCAACCTGCCGGGTTTCATCGTCGCAACCGCGGTGCTGACGTTCTATGTGTTTCTGATCCGCCTGGCCATTCGCGCCACCCGTCAGTATCCGCTCGAACAGGACTGA
- a CDS encoding flavin reductase family protein: MPIPAHEFRQTLGRWASGVTIVTVSHGTEVHGMTASAFLSVSLDPPLILVAIDRGAHMHGALEEADRFGVSILSNTQRELSNHFARRGGEMEVPWVDFEGLPLIGGAIAQLVCRRTERHAGGDHTLFVGEVEYSRYTDDDPLVYFRGQYHELG, encoded by the coding sequence ATGCCAATTCCTGCGCATGAGTTTCGCCAGACGCTGGGACGCTGGGCGAGCGGCGTGACCATTGTGACCGTTTCGCACGGCACCGAAGTGCATGGCATGACTGCCAGTGCCTTTCTGTCCGTTTCCCTCGACCCGCCGCTGATTCTGGTGGCCATCGACCGGGGCGCGCACATGCACGGCGCCCTCGAAGAAGCGGACCGCTTCGGGGTCAGCATTCTTTCCAACACCCAGCGGGAGCTGAGCAACCACTTCGCGCGCCGCGGAGGAGAAATGGAAGTGCCCTGGGTGGATTTCGAAGGCTTGCCTCTCATCGGCGGAGCGATCGCGCAACTGGTGTGCCGCCGCACCGAACGTCACGCGGGCGGTGATCACACGCTGTTCGTGGGCGAAGTCGAATACAGCCGGTATACCGACGACGATCCGCTGGTGTACTTTCGCGGTCAGTACCACGAGCTCGGTTGA
- a CDS encoding SIR2 family NAD-dependent protein deacylase: MSLSQARRALGRASRVAVLTGAGISAESGIPTFRDAQTGLWARFTPEELASPAAYARDPLFVWNWYAERYRACMQAEPNAAHRALVELERRVSEAFLLVTQNVDGLHGRAGSKRLIELHGNLNTARCERCALIQSLPAPRDFSPPAHCQRCGARARPNVVWFGEMLLEDDLKRSWQAFESAEVALVIGTSSVVEPAASLGRLAKSRGAYLIELGPDATPLTPYTDTSLRLGAVAGMQALMEQDT, translated from the coding sequence ATGTCATTGTCCCAAGCCCGCCGCGCACTGGGCCGCGCTTCCCGGGTGGCCGTGCTGACCGGTGCGGGGATTTCAGCCGAAAGCGGCATTCCGACTTTCCGTGACGCACAGACCGGCCTGTGGGCGCGCTTTACGCCCGAAGAGCTGGCTTCGCCCGCAGCGTACGCGCGCGATCCGTTGTTCGTGTGGAACTGGTACGCCGAGCGGTACCGCGCCTGCATGCAGGCTGAACCGAACGCTGCCCACCGGGCGCTCGTGGAACTGGAACGCCGCGTGAGTGAGGCGTTTTTGCTGGTCACCCAGAACGTGGACGGTCTGCACGGCCGCGCGGGAAGCAAACGGCTGATCGAATTGCACGGCAATTTGAACACCGCGCGCTGCGAACGTTGCGCCCTCATCCAATCGCTGCCCGCGCCGCGTGATTTTTCGCCTCCCGCGCACTGCCAGCGCTGCGGCGCGCGGGCGCGGCCCAATGTGGTGTGGTTCGGTGAAATGCTGCTCGAAGATGACCTGAAGCGGTCCTGGCAGGCCTTCGAATCGGCCGAGGTGGCACTGGTGATCGGAACGAGCAGTGTGGTCGAACCGGCCGCGAGTCTGGGCCGCCTGGCCAAGTCACGTGGTGCTTACCTGATCGAACTGGGACCCGACGCCACGCCGCTGACACCGTATACCGATACTTCACTGCGCCTCGGTGCGGTTGCCGGAATGCAAGCCTTGATGGAGCAGGACACTTGA
- a CDS encoding DUF3105 domain-containing protein, whose amino-acid sequence MKNVWLIGLVFVLASCGGGKIEGEKTFNYQGSQHQQGRIDYTETPPVGGLHNPVWQNCGVYDQPIANEYAVHSLEHGAVWITYRPDLPSAEVDKLKALVDGRGHTLLSPYPNLPSPVVVSAWNRQLSVENADDKRLERFLEAYESGSQAPERGASCSGGMGDTL is encoded by the coding sequence ATGAAAAATGTCTGGCTCATCGGTCTGGTCTTTGTGCTTGCTTCCTGCGGTGGAGGCAAGATCGAAGGCGAAAAGACCTTCAACTATCAGGGCTCGCAGCATCAGCAGGGGCGAATCGATTACACCGAAACTCCACCGGTGGGAGGCCTGCACAATCCGGTGTGGCAGAACTGCGGCGTCTATGACCAGCCCATCGCCAACGAATATGCCGTGCACAGCCTCGAACACGGTGCAGTGTGGATAACGTACCGCCCTGACCTGCCGTCCGCTGAAGTGGACAAGCTCAAGGCCCTGGTGGACGGGCGCGGTCACACCCTGCTCTCTCCTTACCCCAACCTGCCCAGCCCGGTAGTGGTCAGCGCCTGGAATCGGCAGCTGAGCGTGGAGAACGCCGATGACAAACGCCTGGAGCGCTTCCTGGAAGCCTACGAAAGTGGCTCTCAGGCGCCGGAGCGTGGCGCGTCCTGCTCGGGTGGCATGGGCGACACGCTGTAA
- a CDS encoding sigma 54-interacting transcriptional regulator: MPQPSTLAELLQLPEYQGRSPFDGQVRSVQDEVRANLVRKIRAGETLFPGIVGFEETVIPQLTNALLARQNFILLGLRGQAKSRILRQITDLLDVRVPAIDGNEMNDDPLNPISAEGRAMLEAHGLETPIRWIERAERYVEKLATPDVTVADLIGDVDPIKAARLGTALGDVRSMHFGLLPRANRGIFAVNELADLAPKVQVALFNILQEGDVQIKGYPVRLELDVMLVFSANPEDYTARGKIVTPLKDRIGSEIRTHYPKTVDLGMDITAQEAYREESVRVPTFVAELIEEIAFQAREDNRVDKLSGVSQRLPISLMEISCANAEQRALRTGDETVTRIADIYAGLPAITGKMELEYEGELKGAENVAREIIRKAAGAVFARRYASVDTEEIEKWFEGGQVFRVPQQGDAGAALNEIRRVPGLYQFAAEMAEGSSDAQRLAAAEFILEGLYGRKKLSRAEESYAAPEKETVKRGGRWN, from the coding sequence ATGCCGCAACCCAGCACCCTCGCCGAACTTCTCCAACTGCCCGAGTACCAGGGGCGTTCCCCGTTCGACGGTCAAGTCCGCTCGGTCCAGGACGAAGTGCGTGCCAACCTCGTGCGCAAGATCCGCGCGGGCGAGACGCTCTTCCCGGGCATCGTGGGCTTCGAGGAGACCGTCATTCCCCAGCTGACCAACGCGCTGCTGGCACGTCAGAACTTCATTCTGCTGGGACTGCGCGGTCAGGCCAAGAGCCGCATCCTGCGCCAGATCACCGACCTGCTCGACGTGCGCGTGCCGGCCATCGACGGCAACGAAATGAACGACGATCCGCTCAATCCCATCTCAGCCGAGGGACGCGCGATGCTCGAAGCGCACGGACTGGAGACACCCATCCGCTGGATCGAGCGCGCTGAGCGCTATGTCGAGAAGCTCGCCACGCCCGACGTGACGGTCGCCGACCTGATCGGCGACGTGGACCCCATCAAGGCCGCGCGTCTGGGAACCGCCCTGGGTGACGTGCGCAGCATGCATTTCGGGCTGTTGCCGCGCGCCAACCGCGGAATATTCGCGGTCAACGAACTGGCCGACCTGGCGCCCAAGGTGCAGGTGGCGCTCTTTAACATCCTGCAGGAAGGCGACGTGCAGATCAAAGGCTATCCGGTGCGTCTGGAACTCGATGTGATGCTGGTTTTCAGCGCCAACCCCGAGGACTACACCGCGCGTGGCAAGATCGTCACGCCGCTCAAGGACCGCATCGGCAGCGAGATCCGCACGCATTACCCCAAGACGGTCGACCTGGGCATGGACATCACCGCGCAGGAAGCTTACCGTGAGGAGAGCGTGCGCGTGCCGACTTTCGTGGCCGAGCTGATCGAGGAAATCGCTTTCCAGGCCCGCGAGGACAACCGGGTGGACAAACTCTCCGGCGTCAGTCAGCGTCTGCCGATCTCCCTGATGGAGATCTCGTGTGCCAACGCCGAGCAGCGCGCACTGCGTACAGGTGACGAAACCGTGACGCGCATCGCCGACATCTACGCGGGTCTGCCCGCCATCACCGGCAAGATGGAGCTGGAGTACGAAGGTGAGCTCAAGGGCGCCGAGAACGTCGCGCGCGAAATCATCCGCAAGGCAGCCGGCGCCGTCTTTGCCCGCCGTTACGCCTCAGTGGACACTGAAGAGATCGAGAAGTGGTTCGAGGGCGGACAGGTCTTTCGTGTACCCCAGCAGGGGGACGCGGGCGCAGCCCTCAACGAGATTCGCCGCGTGCCGGGCCTTTACCAGTTCGCCGCCGAAATGGCCGAAGGCAGCAGTGACGCCCAGCGCCTCGCTGCCGCCGAGTTCATCCTGGAAGGCCTGTATGGTCGCAAGAAGCTCTCACGCGCCGAGGAATCCTACGCCGCGCCCGAGAAAGAAACGGTCAAGCGCGGCGGACGCTGGAACTGA